One stretch of Theropithecus gelada isolate Dixy chromosome 12, Tgel_1.0, whole genome shotgun sequence DNA includes these proteins:
- the GAL3ST2 gene encoding galactose-3-O-sulfotransferase 2, whose amino-acid sequence MGCHFHRYFRVILLLLLALTLLVLARFLLTDLELVTPLFGGQAKGPPVTNIMFLKTHKTASSTVLNILYRFAETHNLSVALPAGLHVHLGYPRLFLARYVEGVEGVEGVEPQHHFNIMCNHLRFNLPEVQKVMPNNTFYFSILRNPVFQLESSFIYYKTYAPAFLRAPSLDAFLASPRTFYNDSLLKNVYAKNNMWFDFGFDPNAPREEGYVRARIAEVERRFQLVLIAEHLDESLVLLRRRLRWALDDVVAFRINARSARSVTRLAPETRERARSWCALDWRLYEHFNRSLWGQLRAELGPRRLRGEVERLRARRRELATLCLQDGGAPRNRTQIRDPRLRPYQSGKADILGYNLRPGLDNQTLRVCQRLVMPELQYMARLYALQFPEKPRKNIPFLGE is encoded by the exons ATGGGCTGCCATTTCCACAGGTACTTCCGggtcatcctcctcctcctcctggccctGACTCTGCTGGTGCTGGCCAGATTCCTTCTCACGGACTTAGAGCTTGTCACACC CCTGTTTGGGGGCCAGGCCAAGGGGCCGCCGGTGACCAACATCATGTTCCTGAAGACGCACAAGACGGCCAGCAGCACGGTCCTCAACATCCTCTACCGCTTTGCCGAGACCCACAACCTGTCCGTGGCACTGCCCGCCGGCTTGCACGTCCACCTGGGCTATCCCAGGCTCTTCCTGGCACGCTATGTGGAAGGCGTGGAAGGTGTGGAAGGCGTGGAGCCGCAGCACCACTTCAACATCATGTGCAACCACCTGAGGTTCAACCTGCCTGAG GTGCAGAAAGTCATGCCCAACAACACCTTCTACTTCTCCATCCTGAGGAACCCCGTGTTCCAGCTGGAGTCCTCCTTCATCTACTACAAAACCTACGCCCCCGCCTTCCTGCGCGCGCCGAGCCTGGACGCGTTCCTGGCCTCGCCGCGGACGTTCTACAACGACAGCCTCCTCAAGAACGTCTACGCCAAGAACAACATGTGGTTCGACTTCGGCTTCGACCCCAACGCGCCGCGCGAGGAGGGCTACGTGCGCGCGCGCATCGCGGAGGTGGAGCGGCGCTTCCAGCTGGTGCTCATCGCCGAGCACCTGGACGAGTCCCTGGTGCTGCTGCGGCGCCGGCTGCGCTGGGCGCTGGACGACGTGGTGGCCTTCAGGATCAACGCCCGCAGCGCGCGCTCCGTGACCCGCCTGGCGCCCGAGACCCGGGAGCGCGCGCGGAGCTGGTGCGCGCTGGACTGGCGCCTGTACGAGCATTTCAACCGCAGCCTCTGGGGGCAGCTGCGCGCCGAGCTGGGGCCGCGGCGGCTGCGCGGGGAGGTGGAGCGGCTGCGCGCCCGGAGGCGCGAACTCGCGACCCTGTGCCTGCAGGACGGCGGCGCGCCCAGGAACCGCACGCAGATCAGAGACCCGCGCCTGCGCCCCTACCAGTCCGGCAAGGCCGACATCCTGGGCTACAACCTCCGGCCGGGCCTGGACAACCAGACGCTGCGCGTGTGCCAGAGGCTGGTGATGCCTGAGCTCCAGTACATGGCCCGCCTGTACGCCCTGCAGTTCCCGGAGAAGCCCCGCAAGAACATCCCGTTCCTGGGGGAGTAG
- the NEU4 gene encoding sialidase-4 isoform X1 has product MGCWPTRSTYTELEPSKAPGATVLCCEGLCCARGGPAPRKPGRECALTEPSCQGCISSAADPCVPLGGPLWPHHSPCWRAHPCVLSTPVLSVSTCRGEPVLAPGICVARGCPSAPLAPLWASVELCHRGSVQGPDVALGRGQLPGLLPAQWALVSALGQARQPPMMSSAAFPRWPQSMGAPHTPSRTVLFERERTGLTYRVPSLLPVPPGPTLLAFVEQRLSPDDSHAHRLVLRRGTRAGGSVRWGALQVLGTAALAEHRSMNPCPVHDTGTGTVFLFFIAVLGHTPEAVQIATGKNAARLCYVASRDAGLSWGSARDLTEEAIGGAVQDWATFAVGPGHGVQLPSGRLLVPAYTYRVDRRECFGKICRTSPHSFAFYSDDHGRTWRCGGLVPNLRSGECQLAAVDGGQAGSFLYCNARSTLGSRVQALSTDEGTSFLPAERVASLPETAWGCQGSIVGFPAPAPSRPRDDGWSVGPGSPLHPPCLGPGVHEPPEEAAGDPHGGQVPGGPCSHLQPQGDGPRQPGPRPGVSGDVGSWTLALPMPFAAPPQSPTWLLYSHPVGRRARLHMGIRLSQAPLDPHSWTEPWVIYEGPSGYSDLASIGPAPEGGLVFACLYESGARTSYDEISFCTFSLREVLENVPTSPEPPNLGDKPRGCCWPS; this is encoded by the exons ATGGGGTGCTGGCCTACCAGAAGCACATACACGGAGCTGGAGCCCAGCAAGGCCCCAGGGGCCACTGTCCTGTGCTGTGAGGGGCTGTGCTGTGCCAGGGGAGGCCCCGCACCCAGGAAGCCCGGAAGAGAGTGTGCACTCACGGAGCCCTCCTGCCAGGGCTGCATCTCTTCAGCAGCAGACCCCTGTGTCCCCCTGGGAGGTCCACTGTGGCCTCACCACAGCCCTTGTTGGAGGGCACATCCCTGTGTCCTCAGCACCCCAGTGTTGAGCGTGTCGACCTGCAGAGGGGAGCCTGTGCTGGCCCCAGGCATCTGTGTGGCTCGTGGGTGCCCATCTGCACCCCTGGCTCCGCTCTGGGCTTCAGTGGAGCTGTGCCACCGTGGGAGTGTCCAGGGTCCTGACGTAGCCCTGGGACGTGGCCAGCTCCCTGGCCTGCTGCCCGCACAGTGGGCCCTTGTCTCTGCTCTGGGTCAGGCGAGGCAGCCACCCATGATGAGCTCTGCAGCCTTCCCGAGGTGGCCG CAGAGCATGGGGGCCCCTCATACCCCTTCACGGACAGTGCTCTTTGAGCGGGAGAGGACCGGCCTGACCTACCGCGTGCCCTCGCTGCTCCCTGTGCCCCCCGGGCCCACCCTGCTGGCCTTTGTGGAGCAGCGGCTCAGCCCCGACGACTCCCATGCCCACCGCCTGGTGCTGAGGAGGGGCACGCGGGCCGGGGGCTCCGTGCGG TGGGGCGCCCTGCAGGTGCTGGGGACAGCGGCCCTGGCAGAGCACCGGTCCATGAACCCCTGCCCCGTGCACGACACTGGCACAGGCACcgtcttcctcttcttcatcgCGGTGCTGGGCCACACGCCCGAGGCCGTGCAGATCGCCACGGGAAAGAACGCCGCACGCCTCTGCTACGTGGCCAGCCGTGACGCCGGCCTCTCGTGGGGCAGCGCCCGGGACCTCACCGAGGAGGCCATCGGTGGTGCCGTGCAGG ACTGGGCCACGTTTGCCGTGGGTCCCGGCCACGGCGTGCAGCTGCCCTCAGGCCGCCTGCTGGTGCCCGCCTACACCTACCGCGTGGACCGCCGAGAGTGTTTTGGCAAGATCTGCCGGACCAGCCCCCACTCCTTCGCCTTCTACAGCGATGACCACGGCCGCACCTGGCGCTGTGGAGGCCTCGTGCCCAACCTGCGCTCGGGCGAGTGCCAGCTGGCGGCAGTGGATGGTGGACAGGCCGGCAGCTTCCTCTACTGCAATGCCCGGAGCACCCTGGGCAGCCGCGTGCAGGCACTCAGCACTGACGAGGGCACCTCCTTCCTGCCCGCAGAGCGCGTGGCTTCCCTGCCCGAGACTGCCTGGGGCTGCCAGGGCAGCATCGTGGGCTTCCCAGCCCCCGCCCCCAGCAGGCCACGGGATGACGGTTGGTCAGTGGGCCCCGGGAGTCCCCTTCACCCTCCATGCCTTGGTCCTGGAGTCCATGAACCCCCAGAGGAGGCTGCTGGAGACCCCCATGGAGGCCAGGTGCCTGGTGGGCCCTGCAGCCATCTGCAGCCTCAGGGGGACGgccccaggcagcctggccccaGGCCTGGGGTCAGTGGGGATGTGGGGTCCTGGACCCTAGCGCTCCCCATGCCCTTTGCTGCCCCGCCCCAGAGCCCCACGTGGCTGCTGTACTCTCACCCAGTGGGGCGCAGGGCTCGGCTGCACATGGGTATCCGGCTGAGCCAGGCCCCGCTGGACCCGCACAGCTGGACAGAGCCCTGGGTGATCTACGAGGGCCCCAGCGGCTACTCCGACCTGGCGTCCATCGGGCCGGCCCCTGAAGGGGGCCTGGTTTTCGCCTGCCTGTACGAGAGTGGGGCCAGGACCTCCTATGATGAGATTTCCTTTTGCACATTCTCCCTACGTGAGGTCCTGGAGAACGTGCCCACCAGCCCCGAGCCGCCCAACCTTGGGGACAAGCCTCGGGGGTGCTGCTGGCCCTCCTGA
- the NEU4 gene encoding sialidase-4 isoform X2 codes for MGCWPTRSTYTELEPSKAPGATVLCCEGLCCARGGPAPRKPGRECALTEPSCQGCISSAADPCVPLGGPLWPHHSPCWRAHPCVLSTPVLSVSTCRGEPVLAPGICVARGCPSAPLAPLWASVELCHRGSVQGPDVALGRGQLPGLLPAQWALVSALGQARQPPMMSSAAFPRWPSMGAPHTPSRTVLFERERTGLTYRVPSLLPVPPGPTLLAFVEQRLSPDDSHAHRLVLRRGTRAGGSVRWGALQVLGTAALAEHRSMNPCPVHDTGTGTVFLFFIAVLGHTPEAVQIATGKNAARLCYVASRDAGLSWGSARDLTEEAIGGAVQDWATFAVGPGHGVQLPSGRLLVPAYTYRVDRRECFGKICRTSPHSFAFYSDDHGRTWRCGGLVPNLRSGECQLAAVDGGQAGSFLYCNARSTLGSRVQALSTDEGTSFLPAERVASLPETAWGCQGSIVGFPAPAPSRPRDDGWSVGPGSPLHPPCLGPGVHEPPEEAAGDPHGGQVPGGPCSHLQPQGDGPRQPGPRPGVSGDVGSWTLALPMPFAAPPQSPTWLLYSHPVGRRARLHMGIRLSQAPLDPHSWTEPWVIYEGPSGYSDLASIGPAPEGGLVFACLYESGARTSYDEISFCTFSLREVLENVPTSPEPPNLGDKPRGCCWPS; via the exons ATGGGGTGCTGGCCTACCAGAAGCACATACACGGAGCTGGAGCCCAGCAAGGCCCCAGGGGCCACTGTCCTGTGCTGTGAGGGGCTGTGCTGTGCCAGGGGAGGCCCCGCACCCAGGAAGCCCGGAAGAGAGTGTGCACTCACGGAGCCCTCCTGCCAGGGCTGCATCTCTTCAGCAGCAGACCCCTGTGTCCCCCTGGGAGGTCCACTGTGGCCTCACCACAGCCCTTGTTGGAGGGCACATCCCTGTGTCCTCAGCACCCCAGTGTTGAGCGTGTCGACCTGCAGAGGGGAGCCTGTGCTGGCCCCAGGCATCTGTGTGGCTCGTGGGTGCCCATCTGCACCCCTGGCTCCGCTCTGGGCTTCAGTGGAGCTGTGCCACCGTGGGAGTGTCCAGGGTCCTGACGTAGCCCTGGGACGTGGCCAGCTCCCTGGCCTGCTGCCCGCACAGTGGGCCCTTGTCTCTGCTCTGGGTCAGGCGAGGCAGCCACCCATGATGAGCTCTGCAGCCTTCCCGAGGTGGCCG AGCATGGGGGCCCCTCATACCCCTTCACGGACAGTGCTCTTTGAGCGGGAGAGGACCGGCCTGACCTACCGCGTGCCCTCGCTGCTCCCTGTGCCCCCCGGGCCCACCCTGCTGGCCTTTGTGGAGCAGCGGCTCAGCCCCGACGACTCCCATGCCCACCGCCTGGTGCTGAGGAGGGGCACGCGGGCCGGGGGCTCCGTGCGG TGGGGCGCCCTGCAGGTGCTGGGGACAGCGGCCCTGGCAGAGCACCGGTCCATGAACCCCTGCCCCGTGCACGACACTGGCACAGGCACcgtcttcctcttcttcatcgCGGTGCTGGGCCACACGCCCGAGGCCGTGCAGATCGCCACGGGAAAGAACGCCGCACGCCTCTGCTACGTGGCCAGCCGTGACGCCGGCCTCTCGTGGGGCAGCGCCCGGGACCTCACCGAGGAGGCCATCGGTGGTGCCGTGCAGG ACTGGGCCACGTTTGCCGTGGGTCCCGGCCACGGCGTGCAGCTGCCCTCAGGCCGCCTGCTGGTGCCCGCCTACACCTACCGCGTGGACCGCCGAGAGTGTTTTGGCAAGATCTGCCGGACCAGCCCCCACTCCTTCGCCTTCTACAGCGATGACCACGGCCGCACCTGGCGCTGTGGAGGCCTCGTGCCCAACCTGCGCTCGGGCGAGTGCCAGCTGGCGGCAGTGGATGGTGGACAGGCCGGCAGCTTCCTCTACTGCAATGCCCGGAGCACCCTGGGCAGCCGCGTGCAGGCACTCAGCACTGACGAGGGCACCTCCTTCCTGCCCGCAGAGCGCGTGGCTTCCCTGCCCGAGACTGCCTGGGGCTGCCAGGGCAGCATCGTGGGCTTCCCAGCCCCCGCCCCCAGCAGGCCACGGGATGACGGTTGGTCAGTGGGCCCCGGGAGTCCCCTTCACCCTCCATGCCTTGGTCCTGGAGTCCATGAACCCCCAGAGGAGGCTGCTGGAGACCCCCATGGAGGCCAGGTGCCTGGTGGGCCCTGCAGCCATCTGCAGCCTCAGGGGGACGgccccaggcagcctggccccaGGCCTGGGGTCAGTGGGGATGTGGGGTCCTGGACCCTAGCGCTCCCCATGCCCTTTGCTGCCCCGCCCCAGAGCCCCACGTGGCTGCTGTACTCTCACCCAGTGGGGCGCAGGGCTCGGCTGCACATGGGTATCCGGCTGAGCCAGGCCCCGCTGGACCCGCACAGCTGGACAGAGCCCTGGGTGATCTACGAGGGCCCCAGCGGCTACTCCGACCTGGCGTCCATCGGGCCGGCCCCTGAAGGGGGCCTGGTTTTCGCCTGCCTGTACGAGAGTGGGGCCAGGACCTCCTATGATGAGATTTCCTTTTGCACATTCTCCCTACGTGAGGTCCTGGAGAACGTGCCCACCAGCCCCGAGCCGCCCAACCTTGGGGACAAGCCTCGGGGGTGCTGCTGGCCCTCCTGA
- the NEU4 gene encoding sialidase-4 isoform X3, with translation MGAPHTPSRTVLFERERTGLTYRVPSLLPVPPGPTLLAFVEQRLSPDDSHAHRLVLRRGTRAGGSVRWGALQVLGTAALAEHRSMNPCPVHDTGTGTVFLFFIAVLGHTPEAVQIATGKNAARLCYVASRDAGLSWGSARDLTEEAIGGAVQDWATFAVGPGHGVQLPSGRLLVPAYTYRVDRRECFGKICRTSPHSFAFYSDDHGRTWRCGGLVPNLRSGECQLAAVDGGQAGSFLYCNARSTLGSRVQALSTDEGTSFLPAERVASLPETAWGCQGSIVGFPAPAPSRPRDDGWSVGPGSPLHPPCLGPGVHEPPEEAAGDPHGGQVPGGPCSHLQPQGDGPRQPGPRPGVSGDVGSWTLALPMPFAAPPQSPTWLLYSHPVGRRARLHMGIRLSQAPLDPHSWTEPWVIYEGPSGYSDLASIGPAPEGGLVFACLYESGARTSYDEISFCTFSLREVLENVPTSPEPPNLGDKPRGCCWPS, from the exons ATGGGGGCCCCTCATACCCCTTCACGGACAGTGCTCTTTGAGCGGGAGAGGACCGGCCTGACCTACCGCGTGCCCTCGCTGCTCCCTGTGCCCCCCGGGCCCACCCTGCTGGCCTTTGTGGAGCAGCGGCTCAGCCCCGACGACTCCCATGCCCACCGCCTGGTGCTGAGGAGGGGCACGCGGGCCGGGGGCTCCGTGCGG TGGGGCGCCCTGCAGGTGCTGGGGACAGCGGCCCTGGCAGAGCACCGGTCCATGAACCCCTGCCCCGTGCACGACACTGGCACAGGCACcgtcttcctcttcttcatcgCGGTGCTGGGCCACACGCCCGAGGCCGTGCAGATCGCCACGGGAAAGAACGCCGCACGCCTCTGCTACGTGGCCAGCCGTGACGCCGGCCTCTCGTGGGGCAGCGCCCGGGACCTCACCGAGGAGGCCATCGGTGGTGCCGTGCAGG ACTGGGCCACGTTTGCCGTGGGTCCCGGCCACGGCGTGCAGCTGCCCTCAGGCCGCCTGCTGGTGCCCGCCTACACCTACCGCGTGGACCGCCGAGAGTGTTTTGGCAAGATCTGCCGGACCAGCCCCCACTCCTTCGCCTTCTACAGCGATGACCACGGCCGCACCTGGCGCTGTGGAGGCCTCGTGCCCAACCTGCGCTCGGGCGAGTGCCAGCTGGCGGCAGTGGATGGTGGACAGGCCGGCAGCTTCCTCTACTGCAATGCCCGGAGCACCCTGGGCAGCCGCGTGCAGGCACTCAGCACTGACGAGGGCACCTCCTTCCTGCCCGCAGAGCGCGTGGCTTCCCTGCCCGAGACTGCCTGGGGCTGCCAGGGCAGCATCGTGGGCTTCCCAGCCCCCGCCCCCAGCAGGCCACGGGATGACGGTTGGTCAGTGGGCCCCGGGAGTCCCCTTCACCCTCCATGCCTTGGTCCTGGAGTCCATGAACCCCCAGAGGAGGCTGCTGGAGACCCCCATGGAGGCCAGGTGCCTGGTGGGCCCTGCAGCCATCTGCAGCCTCAGGGGGACGgccccaggcagcctggccccaGGCCTGGGGTCAGTGGGGATGTGGGGTCCTGGACCCTAGCGCTCCCCATGCCCTTTGCTGCCCCGCCCCAGAGCCCCACGTGGCTGCTGTACTCTCACCCAGTGGGGCGCAGGGCTCGGCTGCACATGGGTATCCGGCTGAGCCAGGCCCCGCTGGACCCGCACAGCTGGACAGAGCCCTGGGTGATCTACGAGGGCCCCAGCGGCTACTCCGACCTGGCGTCCATCGGGCCGGCCCCTGAAGGGGGCCTGGTTTTCGCCTGCCTGTACGAGAGTGGGGCCAGGACCTCCTATGATGAGATTTCCTTTTGCACATTCTCCCTACGTGAGGTCCTGGAGAACGTGCCCACCAGCCCCGAGCCGCCCAACCTTGGGGACAAGCCTCGGGGGTGCTGCTGGCCCTCCTGA